One window of Candidatus Nitrospira kreftii genomic DNA carries:
- a CDS encoding Eukaryotic-type carbonic anhydrase family protein, which translates to MKILALPCARSPFAMLSKEVWERIVMSSVAIVFASTLPVLTLYAGEPEQITWGYEGNLGPLHWGSLGPEFSLCEKGMAQSPIDLLRTRKTPLDDIHFSYRDAPFHVVNNGHTLQEVEPLSETIKSRYPKHGQTVLHFDKDSTIVFDDDLYLLEQFHFHAPSEHTVDQRHYPMELHLVHHNERHEVAVVAVFMEEGKHNPFFETFLEHAPSQVGAVVDDHDHTVNPMDLLPERHSYYRYSGSFTTPPCSEGVIWAVMHDPIEVSAEQIKKFRMLLGHDNVRPTQPLHKRFVLEPDITYTTEVKN; encoded by the coding sequence ATGAAGATACTCGCATTGCCATGTGCTAGATCACCGTTTGCCATGTTGAGCAAGGAAGTTTGGGAGAGAATTGTAATGTCGAGCGTGGCGATCGTGTTCGCGTCGACGCTGCCGGTTTTAACCCTCTATGCAGGAGAGCCGGAGCAGATCACATGGGGATATGAAGGTAATCTAGGACCACTCCATTGGGGCAGTCTTGGGCCAGAATTTTCCCTCTGTGAGAAGGGCATGGCCCAATCACCGATCGATTTGTTGCGCACCCGTAAGACTCCACTGGATGACATTCACTTTTCTTATCGAGACGCTCCGTTCCATGTGGTCAATAACGGGCATACGTTGCAAGAAGTCGAACCGCTTTCCGAAACGATCAAGTCCCGGTATCCCAAGCACGGTCAGACGGTGCTGCATTTTGATAAAGACAGTACGATTGTGTTCGACGACGACCTCTACTTACTTGAGCAATTCCATTTCCATGCGCCCAGTGAACATACGGTCGATCAGAGGCACTATCCGATGGAACTGCATCTGGTGCATCACAATGAGCGGCATGAGGTGGCGGTAGTGGCGGTCTTCATGGAGGAAGGGAAGCATAATCCGTTTTTTGAGACCTTCCTGGAGCATGCGCCGTCTCAAGTCGGGGCAGTCGTGGATGACCATGACCACACGGTCAACCCGATGGATCTCTTGCCGGAACGACATTCTTACTATCGGTATTCCGGGTCCTTTACCACGCCTCCCTGTTCTGAAGGCGTCATCTGGGCGGTGATGCACGACCCCATCGAAGTGTCCGCTGAGCAGATCAAGAAATTTCGCATGCTTTTAGGTCACGATAATGTGCGTCCGACGCAACCTCTCCATAAGCGCTTTGTCCTGGAGCCTGATATCACATACACGACTGAAGTAAAGAACTGA
- a CDS encoding hypothetical protein (conserved protein of unknown function), producing the protein MLMVTDLTQRSYAERKGSVIHKPLRTPMILILIVGLSLTGCAEIAYERLNDPSRDTWQKPQGVIDKLSIAPGSRVADLGAGGGYFTWHLAKAVGPRGTVYAVDINKAALDMIFKEMVARGTPNVRPVRAQPNDPQLPEPVDLVFSCNAYHQIVDRETYFHSLASSLRPGGRVAILDFQPRGFFSGMFGHRITKEDVRLEMEAAGYRLVDDFDLIDQQHFQIFEMAKV; encoded by the coding sequence ATGCTCATGGTTACTGACCTGACGCAGCGGTCTTATGCAGAAAGGAAGGGTTCCGTGATCCACAAGCCCCTACGTACACCCATGATTCTCATATTGATTGTCGGTCTAAGCCTCACCGGTTGTGCTGAGATTGCCTATGAGCGCCTGAATGATCCATCGCGAGATACGTGGCAGAAGCCACAAGGGGTCATCGACAAATTGTCGATTGCGCCGGGGTCGCGCGTTGCAGACTTAGGTGCCGGTGGAGGGTATTTTACCTGGCATTTGGCCAAGGCGGTCGGCCCACGAGGAACAGTCTATGCGGTTGACATCAATAAGGCGGCGCTGGACATGATCTTTAAAGAAATGGTCGCGCGAGGGACTCCGAATGTGCGACCTGTCCGAGCCCAGCCGAATGATCCGCAACTTCCGGAGCCGGTAGACCTCGTGTTCAGCTGTAATGCCTATCATCAGATAGTCGACCGAGAAACCTATTTTCACTCCCTCGCGTCATCCTTGAGACCAGGCGGGCGTGTCGCGATCCTCGATTTCCAGCCTCGCGGGTTCTTCTCGGGCATGTTCGGTCATAGGATCACCAAGGAAGACGTCCGTCTCGAAATGGAAGCCGCCGGCTATCGTCTAGTGGACGACTTTGATCTCATCGACCAGCAGCACTTCCAAATCTTTGAGATGGCTAAAGTTTGA
- a CDS encoding Multidrug efflux protein produces the protein MRPETAQTSFTDVFIKHPVLAIVVNLVILLAGWRALTTLPVQQYPQIENSQVVITTIYYGASAETVRGFLTTPIERVVSAISGVDYVESTSRAGVSTVTVHLKLNHNSTAALAEITARLQQVRSELPPDAEPAAIEIQRADRPYASFYLSFNSAERTVPAITDWLLRTLQPQLSTLPGVQRVTFEGDRQIAMRIWIDPDRLASLNLSPGDVQAALRRNNYLAAVGRTKGNVVQVNLLANTDLRSTVEFEDLVVADRGGAIVRLKDVAQIEREAEEANMIAKYDAIEGVYLGIWAVPGTNEIEVGHRLRDEIEQIRPTLPRDIEMKLVWDSTMFIRNALAEITKTLSETILIVGVVVFLFMGSVRTALVPLVALPVSLIGTALFMAAFGFSLNLLSLLAIVLSVGLVVDDAIVVVENVERHVRLGQSRIEAAKAAIRELLGPIVAMTITLATVYAPIGFQGGLTGSLFLEFAMTLAVAVVLSGIVAITLSPMMSSRFVHPEGKEGVLTRQVTRGFESLRRTYGRMLDGALTMRWGIVVAALLVTIAAWPLYHFSRQELAPVEDQNHISLFFEASPDSTVAATNRQHFQIVKAITAIPETDYTWSLTTAWGGFGGVVAKDWHDRARSTEEMYDDVYVAVSQVPGLRVFPRLDPPLPTPGQYDVELVLQSDAPAEQMLDAIGSVLSAGWQSGKFLYVDTDLKIDLPQARVILDRERLADLGFDLAGVGRELGTLLGGGYVNRFNYFDRSYKVIPQLGDKDRATLDPLLDLKIKTPGGQLVPVSTFTHIETSTAPRTLNRFQQRNAVRIFGGLKPGVTKEEGLRVLETAAASVGPRVVLDYAGESRQLRQEGEALTVTLGFAVILIYLVLAAQFKSFRDPFIVLVGSVPLAIAGALVVSFLDLTTINIYSQVGLITLVGLIAKNGILIVEFANQLQTLGYSRIAAVREASMTRLRPVLMTTAATVFGHLPLVLATGPGAAARNSIGMVLVTGMTVGTLFTLFVVPVFYAMIAAQHRPIESHTTPEVVDPEAMTLAEVKT, from the coding sequence ATGAGGCCTGAAACTGCTCAGACATCATTCACCGATGTGTTCATCAAGCATCCGGTGTTGGCGATTGTCGTCAACCTGGTGATCCTGCTCGCTGGTTGGCGAGCGCTGACGACATTGCCAGTCCAACAATACCCACAGATCGAAAACTCGCAGGTAGTCATTACAACCATCTACTACGGGGCCAGCGCCGAAACAGTTCGTGGCTTCCTCACCACACCCATTGAACGGGTCGTGTCCGCCATCAGCGGCGTCGACTATGTAGAGTCGACCAGCCGCGCCGGTGTCAGCACCGTTACCGTCCATCTGAAATTGAATCACAACAGCACGGCAGCATTGGCAGAGATCACCGCGCGACTTCAGCAGGTCAGATCGGAACTACCACCGGATGCCGAGCCGGCCGCGATCGAAATACAGCGGGCTGATCGGCCCTATGCCTCGTTCTACCTCAGCTTTAACTCGGCCGAACGCACGGTTCCAGCCATCACAGACTGGCTTCTACGGACGTTACAGCCTCAGCTCTCAACACTGCCCGGCGTCCAACGAGTGACGTTCGAGGGTGACCGACAGATCGCGATGCGTATTTGGATCGATCCAGACCGCCTCGCGTCGCTCAATCTTTCCCCTGGCGATGTGCAAGCCGCCCTCCGGCGGAACAACTACCTGGCTGCCGTCGGCCGCACCAAGGGCAATGTGGTGCAGGTCAACCTGCTGGCAAACACCGATCTCCGTTCAACTGTTGAATTTGAAGACCTGGTCGTAGCCGACCGCGGCGGTGCCATCGTCAGACTGAAGGACGTGGCGCAGATCGAGCGGGAAGCGGAAGAGGCGAACATGATCGCCAAGTACGACGCAATCGAAGGAGTTTACCTGGGGATTTGGGCAGTGCCCGGCACGAACGAAATCGAAGTCGGACACCGGCTGCGTGACGAAATTGAACAGATCCGTCCAACCCTACCGCGTGATATCGAGATGAAACTCGTCTGGGACAGCACCATGTTCATCCGAAACGCGTTGGCGGAAATCACGAAGACCTTGTCGGAAACGATCTTGATCGTAGGCGTGGTGGTCTTTCTCTTCATGGGATCGGTCCGTACAGCACTTGTCCCGCTGGTCGCCCTGCCGGTCTCGTTGATCGGCACGGCCCTGTTCATGGCCGCGTTCGGTTTCAGCTTGAATCTCCTCAGCCTCCTCGCCATCGTCCTCTCCGTCGGTTTGGTCGTAGATGATGCGATCGTGGTCGTGGAAAATGTGGAGCGGCATGTCCGGCTGGGACAATCCCGAATCGAGGCCGCGAAAGCCGCCATCCGTGAATTGCTCGGCCCGATCGTCGCCATGACGATCACGCTCGCCACCGTCTATGCTCCTATCGGCTTCCAAGGCGGCCTGACCGGCTCCCTGTTCCTCGAGTTTGCGATGACTCTGGCTGTCGCAGTGGTCTTGTCCGGCATCGTCGCGATCACGCTCTCTCCGATGATGAGTTCGCGTTTCGTGCACCCGGAGGGAAAGGAGGGGGTGCTGACGAGACAGGTGACCCGCGGTTTTGAATCTCTCCGTCGGACCTATGGGCGGATGCTTGATGGCGCACTGACGATGCGATGGGGGATCGTGGTTGCCGCACTCCTCGTGACGATCGCAGCCTGGCCGCTCTATCACTTCTCCCGTCAAGAACTTGCTCCCGTAGAAGACCAGAACCATATCAGTCTGTTTTTCGAAGCCTCGCCGGACTCCACCGTTGCCGCCACGAATCGCCAACACTTCCAGATCGTCAAAGCGATTACGGCCATTCCCGAAACCGACTATACCTGGTCGCTCACCACTGCTTGGGGAGGCTTCGGAGGTGTGGTGGCCAAGGATTGGCATGATCGAGCTCGTTCAACCGAAGAGATGTATGACGATGTCTATGTCGCCGTCTCGCAGGTGCCGGGGCTTCGCGTCTTTCCCAGATTGGACCCACCTCTCCCTACCCCCGGTCAGTACGACGTAGAGTTGGTCCTACAGAGCGATGCGCCTGCCGAGCAGATGCTCGACGCAATCGGGTCCGTGTTGAGCGCAGGGTGGCAGAGCGGCAAGTTCTTGTATGTAGACACCGACCTGAAGATCGATCTGCCCCAGGCACGCGTCATCTTGGATCGAGAGCGACTCGCTGATTTGGGCTTTGACTTGGCCGGAGTCGGGCGCGAGCTGGGTACGTTGCTCGGCGGTGGATACGTCAATCGGTTCAATTATTTCGATCGCAGTTACAAAGTCATCCCTCAACTCGGTGATAAGGATCGCGCGACACTTGATCCGCTGCTCGACCTCAAGATCAAAACACCAGGCGGCCAGTTGGTACCGGTGTCAACCTTCACTCACATCGAGACCAGTACCGCGCCCCGCACCTTGAACCGTTTCCAACAACGCAACGCGGTCCGCATCTTCGGGGGCCTCAAACCCGGGGTCACGAAGGAAGAAGGCCTCCGCGTGTTGGAAACGGCAGCCGCTTCGGTTGGCCCGCGTGTCGTCCTCGACTATGCCGGTGAGTCACGACAACTCCGGCAAGAGGGAGAGGCGCTCACTGTCACACTGGGTTTCGCGGTGATCCTGATCTATTTGGTGCTGGCCGCCCAGTTCAAGAGCTTCCGTGATCCGTTCATCGTTCTGGTTGGGTCGGTTCCGCTTGCAATCGCTGGTGCGTTGGTTGTCAGCTTTCTGGACCTCACAACGATTAACATCTATTCCCAGGTCGGTCTGATCACCCTGGTGGGCCTGATTGCCAAGAACGGTATTCTCATCGTGGAGTTTGCCAACCAACTGCAGACTCTGGGCTATTCTCGCATAGCGGCAGTCCGCGAGGCCTCCATGACTCGCTTACGGCCTGTGCTGATGACCACAGCAGCCACTGTCTTTGGACATCTCCCGCTGGTCCTGGCGACAGGTCCGGGAGCCGCCGCGCGGAATAGCATCGGCATGGTCCTGGTGACAGGCATGACGGTCGGAACCCTGTTCACTCTGTTTGTCGTGCCAGTGTTTTATGCGATGATCGCTGCTCAGCATCGGCCAATCGAATCACACACGACACCGGAGGTCGTGGACCCCGAAGCGATGACATTGGCGGAAGTAAAAACGTAA
- a CDS encoding DNA-binding response regulator, giving the protein MKKPRILLADDHTFVIEGFKKLLEDHCNLVGAVEDGRALLEAVINLQPDLVILDISMPRLNGIEAAKKLKKQVPAVKLIFVTMHADIAYVDAAFRAGASGYLLKRSASTELMQAVQSVMNDKFYVTPLITKEVVTSFLKPTQTRLATIDDLTTRQHEILQLVAEGLSAKEIADQLKISHRTVEFHKTKIMEQLHVHTTTDLVKYAMAHGLITAS; this is encoded by the coding sequence ATGAAGAAACCACGAATTCTCTTGGCTGACGACCATACGTTTGTGATCGAGGGATTCAAGAAGTTGCTGGAAGATCATTGCAACCTGGTAGGGGCGGTTGAAGATGGACGTGCCCTACTTGAAGCCGTTATAAACCTTCAACCTGACCTCGTAATATTGGATATTTCGATGCCTCGATTGAACGGCATTGAGGCGGCGAAGAAACTCAAGAAGCAGGTCCCCGCAGTGAAACTGATTTTCGTCACGATGCATGCCGACATCGCCTATGTCGACGCAGCGTTCAGAGCAGGAGCGTCCGGCTATTTACTGAAACGATCGGCATCCACTGAACTGATGCAGGCGGTTCAGTCCGTGATGAACGACAAATTCTACGTGACTCCGCTCATTACGAAAGAAGTCGTGACCTCGTTCCTTAAACCGACACAAACTCGTTTGGCCACGATCGACGACTTAACGACGAGGCAACACGAGATTCTGCAACTGGTGGCCGAGGGATTGTCCGCGAAAGAAATCGCCGACCAACTGAAGATTTCTCATCGTACCGTTGAGTTTCACAAGACTAAAATCATGGAACAACTCCACGTCCATACGACGACCGACCTCGTCAAATATGCAATGGCACACGGGTTAATCACAGCCTCGTGA
- a CDS encoding hypothetical protein (conserved membrane protein of unknown function) — MRMNARLRESILIGFMALLLSGLFSFDIHSPTAFADHEFYVIVVLIATASRFSWMPAIAAGAGTVLTIIGGLGIPWFANLPPWIQIGNRSITIVILWVLVWFAWKRRQAEAALQKANEDLEHKVVQRTQELATVNRTLVMEITEHIRTEQALRLSQGRLAGILDIAEDAIIVTEYDLSITLFNQGAVKLFGYDPNDVIGKPIDLLLPERFWIDHADHDVFAKALDSDLHMAQRRDVFGTKKDGSEFPAEASISKLIVGKRTTFTVIVRDITDRLRTERQLQSLTTELMTAQEEERRRIARELHDDINQRLALVVIEIGNMLSDPSTMTSQVKGTIQSLSQRLARISDDVRHMAYQFHPSILDDLGLTAALKHMADEWSDRTGIKTVIVQEETADPLPRDIASCLYRVAQESLTNIMKHANAARVELELTCDDQEIALSIYDTGVGFDLKDIQARHPGLGLVNIRERVRSVRGRLDIQSELGRGTRIVVTIPFCGAPYEETTNSLG; from the coding sequence ATGCGTATGAACGCTCGATTGAGAGAATCCATCCTGATCGGCTTCATGGCTTTGCTTCTGTCCGGGTTATTTTCTTTCGACATTCATTCGCCGACCGCCTTCGCCGATCATGAGTTTTATGTCATAGTCGTTTTAATCGCGACCGCCTCACGTTTTTCATGGATGCCGGCCATAGCCGCTGGTGCAGGAACGGTCCTCACCATAATCGGAGGGCTTGGGATTCCATGGTTCGCTAATTTGCCGCCTTGGATTCAGATTGGGAACCGGTCGATTACAATCGTCATTTTATGGGTTCTCGTGTGGTTTGCCTGGAAACGGCGACAGGCTGAGGCGGCACTGCAGAAGGCAAACGAAGATTTAGAACACAAGGTCGTACAGAGAACCCAGGAACTCGCCACCGTCAATCGCACCTTGGTCATGGAAATTACCGAACACATACGGACTGAACAAGCGCTGCGCCTATCACAAGGCCGACTTGCCGGCATCCTAGACATCGCCGAGGACGCCATTATTGTGACGGAATACGATCTATCCATTACACTCTTTAATCAAGGAGCGGTGAAGCTATTCGGTTATGATCCGAACGACGTGATCGGGAAACCGATTGATCTGTTGCTTCCCGAACGATTTTGGATCGATCATGCAGATCATGACGTGTTCGCCAAAGCGCTCGATTCCGATCTTCACATGGCACAACGGCGTGATGTGTTCGGCACCAAGAAGGATGGAAGTGAGTTCCCCGCAGAGGCAAGCATCTCGAAGCTGATCGTCGGTAAGAGGACAACCTTTACCGTTATTGTGCGAGACATCACAGACCGACTGAGAACGGAGCGGCAGCTGCAGTCATTGACCACCGAATTGATGACGGCACAAGAAGAAGAACGTCGCCGCATTGCGCGCGAGCTCCACGACGACATCAACCAACGGCTGGCTTTGGTAGTCATTGAAATTGGAAACATGCTATCCGATCCATCGACCATGACGTCCCAAGTGAAGGGAACGATTCAGTCCCTCAGTCAACGGTTGGCACGGATCTCTGATGATGTGCGCCATATGGCATATCAATTCCATCCCTCCATCCTGGACGATCTGGGTCTCACCGCGGCGCTCAAGCACATGGCCGATGAATGGTCGGACAGGACAGGGATTAAGACAGTGATCGTCCAAGAAGAGACGGCTGATCCTTTGCCGCGCGATATCGCCAGTTGTCTGTATCGAGTTGCGCAGGAGAGCCTTACCAACATCATGAAACATGCCAACGCCGCACGGGTGGAGCTGGAATTGACCTGTGACGACCAAGAGATTGCGCTATCGATCTACGACACCGGTGTCGGCTTCGATCTCAAGGACATTCAAGCTCGCCATCCCGGGTTGGGTCTGGTCAATATTCGTGAGCGGGTGCGATCCGTGCGGGGCCGTTTGGACATCCAGTCAGAGCTAGGACGAGGGACACGCATCGTTGTGACAATTCCATTCTGTGGAGCGCCATATGAAGAAACCACGAATTCTCTTGGCTGA
- a CDS encoding Nitrite oxidoreductase, alpha subunit produces the protein MIITRRQFMKASAGTIAAIAVADKVLALTALQPVIEVGNPLGEYPDRSWERVYHDQYRYDSSFTWVCSPNDTHACRIRAFVRNGVVMRVEQNYDHQTYEDLYGNRGTFAHNPRMCLKGFTFHRRVYGPYRLKGPLMRKGWKQWVDDGSPELTHESKRKYKFDGRFLDDMLRVSWDTAFTYAAKAMIVIATRYSGEAGARRLREQGYAPEMIEMMKGAGVRCFKHRAGMPILGFIGKHSNTRFNNSVLPLLDTWIRKVGPDQAQGGRYWNNYTWHGDQDPSQPFWNGTQNCDVDLSDMRFTKFNTSWGKNFVENKMPEAHWKLESIERGARLAVITPEYNPTAQRADYWIPLRPQSDGAFFLGACKIILDENMQDMDYIKQFTDMPLLVRTDTLQYLDPRDVIQNYKFPDFSHSYSGRIQALKPEYIERLGGFMVWDLAKQQAVPLHREQVGWHFDESGINPALTGSYRVKLLNGREVDVQPIYQMYLIHFQDYDLDTTHQITRSPKDLLVRWARDSGTIKPAAIHNGEGVCHYFHMTSNGRAAALVLTLTGNIGKFGAGCHTWSGNYKVGIWSATPWSGVGSGVHLSEDPWHMNLDPNAHGKEIKYKNYYYGEEPAYWNHGDTALIVNTPKYGRKVFTGKTHMPTPSKLRWVVNVNLLNNAKHHYDMVRNVDPNIECLITQDIEMTSDVNHADIAFAVNSWMEFTYPEMTATVSNPWVQIWKGGIRPLYDTRNDADTFAGVAARLAEITGEKRMRDVFHFVYENRVDVYAQRLLDASSTFYGYSADVLLKSEKGWMVMVRTYPRHPLWEETNESKPMWTRSGRIESYRIEPEAIEYGENFISHREGPEATPYLPNAIFTTNPYIRPDDYGIPITAQHHDDKMIRNIKLSWAEITRQTNPLWEKGYQFYCVTPKTRHRVHSQWSVNDWVQIYESNFGDPYRMDKRTPGVGEHQVHINPQAAKDRGINDGDYVYIDGNPVDRPYRGWKPSDPYYKVARLMIRAKYNPSYPYHVTMAKHAPYVSTPKSVKGHETRPDGRAIAIDTGYQSNFRYGAQQSFTRSWLMPMHQTDSLPGKSANGLKFKWGFEIDHHAVNTVPKECLIRITKAEDGGIGARGPWEPVRTGFTPGQENEFMIKWLKGEHIKIKV, from the coding sequence ATGATCATCACGCGTAGGCAGTTCATGAAAGCATCTGCCGGCACGATCGCTGCCATAGCCGTGGCGGATAAAGTTCTGGCATTGACGGCACTCCAGCCGGTGATCGAGGTCGGCAACCCCTTGGGGGAGTATCCGGACAGATCGTGGGAGCGGGTCTATCACGACCAATACCGATATGATTCGTCCTTCACATGGGTCTGTTCCCCAAACGACACCCATGCCTGCCGCATTCGGGCCTTCGTTCGGAACGGAGTGGTCATGCGGGTCGAGCAGAACTACGACCACCAGACCTATGAAGATCTGTATGGAAACCGGGGTACGTTCGCCCACAACCCACGTATGTGCCTCAAGGGGTTTACCTTTCATCGACGAGTGTACGGGCCCTATCGGCTGAAGGGGCCCTTGATGCGAAAGGGGTGGAAGCAATGGGTGGACGACGGATCTCCTGAGCTGACCCACGAATCGAAACGGAAGTACAAGTTCGATGGTCGATTCCTAGACGATATGCTTCGAGTGTCTTGGGATACGGCCTTCACCTATGCAGCCAAGGCGATGATTGTGATTGCCACCCGATATAGTGGTGAAGCCGGCGCGCGACGCCTTCGCGAGCAAGGTTATGCGCCTGAGATGATTGAGATGATGAAGGGTGCGGGTGTGCGCTGCTTCAAGCACCGAGCAGGCATGCCCATTCTCGGATTCATTGGCAAACACTCCAATACTCGTTTCAACAACAGCGTCCTGCCGTTGCTGGATACCTGGATACGCAAGGTCGGTCCGGATCAGGCGCAAGGCGGTCGTTATTGGAACAATTACACCTGGCATGGGGACCAAGATCCCTCACAGCCATTTTGGAACGGCACGCAAAATTGCGACGTTGATTTGAGCGATATGCGCTTCACGAAGTTCAATACGAGCTGGGGTAAGAATTTCGTCGAGAACAAAATGCCGGAAGCGCATTGGAAGCTCGAATCGATCGAGCGCGGGGCGCGCCTCGCGGTGATCACTCCGGAGTACAATCCGACGGCCCAGCGAGCTGACTACTGGATTCCCCTTCGCCCGCAATCGGACGGGGCCTTCTTCCTCGGGGCCTGCAAGATCATTCTCGATGAGAACATGCAGGACATGGACTATATCAAACAGTTTACGGATATGCCCCTGTTGGTGCGCACGGATACCCTCCAGTATCTGGACCCACGGGATGTTATCCAGAACTACAAGTTCCCTGATTTCTCTCACAGTTATTCAGGCCGGATCCAAGCGCTGAAACCGGAGTACATCGAACGGTTAGGCGGTTTCATGGTGTGGGACCTGGCCAAGCAGCAGGCCGTCCCGCTCCATCGGGAGCAGGTCGGCTGGCATTTCGATGAGAGCGGGATTAATCCGGCTTTGACAGGTAGCTATCGAGTCAAGCTGTTGAACGGACGCGAAGTCGACGTGCAGCCCATCTATCAGATGTATTTGATCCACTTCCAAGACTACGATCTCGATACCACGCATCAGATCACCCGCTCTCCCAAGGATCTCCTGGTCCGTTGGGCGCGAGACTCGGGCACGATCAAACCGGCAGCCATTCACAACGGCGAGGGGGTCTGCCACTATTTCCATATGACGTCGAATGGACGAGCAGCCGCTTTGGTCCTGACCTTGACCGGCAATATCGGCAAGTTCGGCGCTGGCTGCCATACCTGGTCCGGCAATTATAAGGTGGGAATTTGGAGTGCCACGCCCTGGTCGGGCGTCGGTTCCGGCGTACATTTATCGGAAGATCCCTGGCACATGAATCTGGACCCTAATGCGCATGGGAAGGAAATTAAGTACAAGAACTATTACTATGGTGAAGAGCCCGCGTACTGGAATCACGGGGATACGGCCTTGATCGTCAATACCCCGAAGTATGGCCGCAAGGTGTTTACCGGGAAGACCCATATGCCGACCCCCAGCAAGCTGCGGTGGGTCGTCAACGTCAACCTTTTGAACAATGCCAAGCACCATTACGATATGGTGCGCAACGTCGATCCGAACATCGAATGTCTCATCACACAGGACATCGAGATGACGTCCGACGTCAACCATGCCGATATCGCCTTTGCCGTGAACTCCTGGATGGAGTTCACCTATCCTGAAATGACGGCCACCGTGTCGAATCCTTGGGTGCAGATCTGGAAGGGTGGGATCCGGCCGCTGTACGACACGCGGAACGATGCGGATACGTTTGCCGGGGTGGCGGCAAGACTCGCCGAGATCACGGGCGAGAAGCGGATGCGAGACGTCTTCCACTTTGTCTATGAGAATCGAGTGGACGTATACGCACAACGCCTCCTTGATGCGTCGAGCACCTTTTACGGGTATAGTGCCGATGTGCTCTTGAAGTCTGAAAAAGGCTGGATGGTCATGGTCCGCACCTACCCGCGGCACCCACTCTGGGAGGAGACCAACGAGTCGAAGCCCATGTGGACCAGATCGGGGCGCATCGAGAGCTATCGCATTGAACCGGAAGCCATCGAGTACGGCGAAAACTTTATCTCTCATCGTGAAGGGCCTGAGGCTACGCCGTACTTGCCGAATGCCATCTTCACGACCAACCCGTATATTCGGCCTGACGACTACGGTATTCCGATCACCGCACAACACCACGACGACAAAATGATCAGGAACATCAAGCTCTCGTGGGCGGAAATCACGCGCCAGACCAACCCTCTGTGGGAAAAGGGCTACCAGTTCTACTGTGTCACGCCGAAAACGCGACACCGCGTCCACAGCCAGTGGTCGGTAAACGACTGGGTGCAGATTTATGAGTCGAACTTCGGCGATCCCTACCGGATGGACAAGCGAACCCCCGGTGTGGGTGAGCATCAGGTGCATATTAATCCTCAAGCGGCCAAGGACCGTGGGATCAACGACGGGGACTATGTCTACATCGATGGGAATCCGGTTGACCGCCCCTACCGCGGCTGGAAACCGAGCGATCCCTATTACAAAGTGGCGCGCTTAATGATTCGGGCCAAGTACAACCCGTCGTATCCCTATCACGTGACGATGGCCAAGCATGCGCCCTACGTCTCAACACCAAAGTCAGTGAAAGGCCATGAAACCAGGCCGGACGGTCGCGCCATCGCGATCGATACCGGGTATCAGTCCAATTTCCGGTATGGCGCACAACAATCCTTTACGCGTAGCTGGCTCATGCCGATGCATCAAACCGACTCGCTCCCCGGTAAATCTGCAAACGGGCTGAAATTTAAGTGGGGATTTGAAATCGATCACCATGCGGTCAACACCGTTCCGAAGGAATGTCTGATCCGCATCACCAAAGCCGAAGACGGCGGCATCGGCGCCCGTGGGCCGTGGGAACCGGTGCGGACCGGGTTTACCCCCGGACAGGAAAATGAGTTTATGATCAAGTGGCTCAAGGGTGAACACATCAAGATTAAAGTCTAA